In one window of Streptomyces sp. NBC_01224 DNA:
- a CDS encoding NAD(P)H-binding protein — MSEGNHATVAVTGVTGALGSRIASRLADHGVPQLLVGRSPDRMPELPGAQRRGPAAYADADASDMRKALKGASTLILVSGHRTGRRLEEHATAVEAAIAVGVDRVLYVSLVSASPTATYLNARDQWLTEQFLAGAGIRHTVLRSGFYTSTPAALANEEFVVNGPGSTGRAAFVTHEDIADVITAVALDEGPRSEHDGATLEITGP, encoded by the coding sequence ATGTCTGAGGGGAACCACGCCACGGTGGCGGTCACCGGGGTGACCGGGGCGCTGGGCAGCCGGATCGCCTCTCGACTCGCCGACCATGGCGTCCCCCAACTCCTCGTCGGACGCAGCCCCGACCGCATGCCCGAACTACCAGGCGCCCAGCGACGCGGTCCGGCCGCCTACGCCGACGCCGACGCCTCGGACATGCGCAAGGCGCTCAAGGGCGCGTCGACCCTCATCCTGGTCTCCGGACACCGCACGGGGCGCCGGCTGGAGGAACACGCCACCGCGGTCGAGGCCGCGATCGCGGTCGGCGTGGACCGGGTCCTGTACGTGTCCCTCGTCAGCGCATCGCCCACCGCCACCTACCTCAACGCCCGCGACCAGTGGCTGACCGAACAGTTCCTGGCAGGGGCCGGGATCCGCCACACGGTGCTCCGGTCAGGCTTCTACACGTCGACGCCGGCCGCCCTCGCCAACGAGGAATTCGTCGTGAACGGCCCCGGGAGCACCGGCCGGGCCGCCTTCGTGACCCACGAGGACATCGCCGACGTGATCACGGCCGTCGCCCTCGACGAGGGTCCCCGCTCCGAGCACGACGGCGCGACCCTTGAAATCACCGGACCCTAG
- a CDS encoding extracellular catalytic domain type 2 short-chain-length polyhydroxyalkanoate depolymerase, with translation MKFRSLRTAAVTLAAAMAAALGLTAPAHAGEPGLPRLNITDTYVTGISSGGFMASQLQVAYSGTFNGAGIVAAGPYYCGKGGIVVGLIACGTGLISTDPEGIEQIARRWSADGRIDPVSNLAGKPVYTYHGTRDPLVRTSVSDEGVQFYRDFGARTAYHDTDPAGHGWPTPNAPLSCGTTFYPFLINCGNDPQGEMLGHWLGQVNAPAASQSGTISRHDQNRYVPGGLAQWYSMGSSSFLYTPDSCAAGAACKLVVALHGCLSDNKFVGDRFARESHLNEYADTNNLVILYPQTDISLLRGNPQGCWDWWGYTGNDYAQKSGPQMRAILNEVHALGG, from the coding sequence ATGAAGTTCCGCTCCCTGCGGACCGCAGCTGTCACCCTGGCCGCCGCCATGGCCGCGGCCCTGGGGCTCACCGCCCCCGCCCACGCGGGCGAACCGGGCCTTCCCCGGCTCAACATCACCGACACCTACGTCACCGGAATCTCTTCCGGCGGATTCATGGCATCGCAACTCCAGGTCGCTTACTCCGGCACCTTCAACGGTGCGGGAATAGTCGCCGCAGGTCCGTACTACTGTGGCAAGGGAGGCATCGTCGTCGGGCTGATCGCCTGCGGCACAGGGCTGATCTCCACCGACCCCGAGGGCATCGAACAGATCGCCCGCCGCTGGTCGGCCGACGGACGGATCGACCCCGTGTCGAACCTGGCGGGCAAGCCCGTCTACACGTACCACGGCACCCGGGACCCCCTCGTCCGGACCTCGGTGAGCGACGAAGGGGTGCAGTTCTACCGGGACTTCGGGGCCCGGACCGCGTACCACGACACCGATCCGGCAGGGCACGGCTGGCCCACCCCGAACGCCCCGCTGAGCTGTGGCACCACCTTCTACCCGTTCCTGATCAACTGCGGCAACGACCCGCAGGGCGAGATGCTCGGCCACTGGCTGGGGCAGGTGAACGCACCGGCCGCCTCGCAGTCGGGCACGATCAGCCGGCACGACCAGAACCGGTATGTGCCGGGCGGTCTGGCCCAGTGGTACAGCATGGGCAGCAGCAGCTTCCTCTACACGCCGGACTCCTGCGCGGCAGGCGCCGCCTGCAAGCTGGTCGTCGCACTGCACGGCTGCCTGAGCGACAACAAGTTCGTGGGTGACAGGTTCGCCCGTGAGTCCCATCTCAACGAGTATGCCGACACCAACAACCTGGTGATCCTCTACCCGCAGACCGACATCAGCCTGCTGCGCGGCAACCCGCAGGGCTGCTGGGACTGGTGGGGGTACACGGGCAACGACTACGCCCAGAAGTCGGGACCGCAGATGCGCGCCATCCTGAACGAGGTGCATGCGCTCGGCGGCTGA
- a CDS encoding helix-turn-helix domain-containing protein: MTTTPATTSTLLRLLREEADEAAFRAVAAEPPLVDEALEIRSRLAAHRRREAALAALYETAGDLASLRDLEDVLQAIVSRARTLVGTDVAYLLLSDPEEGDTYVRVTDGITTDGFKTGRLAAGTGLGGLVAATAVPYHTADYPNDARFEHTPYVDGVIGAEGLVAIQGVPLKFGDQVYGVLFAANRRVRPFSPDEVDLLISLANHAALAIENATLFEEVRKTAAVHERLTAVALDGGGPTGLATALADVLRGSVLVLDSQDRPLASAGDAPPEPADLVREMAQARDLRSSASRGTVCVTPIVATDEHLGTLLLVRGGLDASDIHALERAAQAAALMLLGERAVAEAEHRLRGEILEDLLGAPHRDPEGLRRRAALVGLDLERDHVVLVARDGDHGRRRRITELAGGHATRLGGIAGEYGGSTVVVLPSVEDPGGAARVLAELLTAGIGHPVTVGAEHAAPGATAVVEAHRDAARCLDVLVALDRAGEGACRDDLGIHGILLGPAGRDELDRFIRRTIGPLVEHDETRGSALVRTALTYFACDGNLSRTATALYVHVNTLYQRIDRISALLGPQWRHGDHALQVHLALTMRRTAG, encoded by the coding sequence GTGACGACGACGCCGGCAACCACCAGTACCCTGCTCCGCCTGCTGCGCGAGGAGGCCGATGAGGCGGCGTTCCGTGCCGTGGCCGCCGAACCGCCGCTCGTGGACGAAGCGCTGGAGATACGCTCCCGGCTCGCGGCCCACCGCCGCCGGGAGGCCGCGCTCGCCGCGCTCTATGAGACCGCCGGTGACCTCGCCTCGCTGCGCGACCTCGAGGACGTCCTGCAGGCCATCGTCAGCCGCGCCCGCACCCTCGTCGGCACCGATGTCGCGTATCTGCTGCTCTCCGACCCGGAGGAAGGCGACACGTACGTACGCGTCACCGACGGCATCACGACGGACGGGTTCAAGACCGGCCGGCTCGCCGCCGGTACCGGCCTCGGCGGACTGGTCGCCGCGACCGCCGTGCCCTACCACACCGCCGATTACCCCAACGACGCCCGCTTCGAGCACACCCCGTATGTGGACGGCGTCATCGGCGCCGAGGGGCTGGTGGCCATTCAGGGCGTGCCGCTGAAGTTCGGCGACCAGGTGTACGGGGTGCTGTTCGCCGCCAACCGCCGGGTGCGGCCCTTCTCGCCCGACGAGGTCGACCTCCTCATCTCGCTCGCCAACCATGCCGCCCTCGCTATCGAGAACGCCACTCTCTTCGAAGAGGTCCGCAAGACCGCGGCCGTCCACGAGCGGCTCACGGCCGTCGCGCTCGACGGGGGCGGACCGACGGGGCTGGCCACGGCGCTCGCCGACGTGCTGCGCGGCAGCGTCCTCGTCCTCGACTCCCAGGACCGGCCGCTCGCCTCGGCCGGTGACGCACCGCCCGAACCGGCGGACCTCGTACGGGAGATGGCGCAGGCCCGAGACCTCCGCAGCTCCGCGTCACGCGGAACCGTCTGTGTCACCCCGATCGTCGCCACCGACGAACACCTCGGCACGCTGCTGCTCGTACGCGGCGGACTCGACGCCTCCGACATCCACGCCCTGGAACGGGCCGCCCAGGCAGCCGCCCTCATGCTGCTCGGTGAACGTGCGGTCGCGGAGGCCGAACACCGGTTGCGCGGCGAGATCCTCGAAGACCTGTTGGGCGCCCCGCACCGCGACCCCGAAGGGCTGCGCCGCCGGGCCGCGCTGGTCGGGCTCGACCTGGAGCGTGACCATGTGGTGCTGGTGGCCCGGGATGGGGACCACGGCAGGCGGCGCCGCATCACGGAACTGGCGGGCGGCCATGCCACCCGGCTCGGCGGTATCGCGGGCGAGTACGGCGGCAGCACCGTCGTCGTCCTGCCTTCCGTCGAGGACCCGGGCGGCGCCGCCCGTGTCCTCGCCGAACTGCTGACCGCCGGAATCGGACACCCCGTCACGGTCGGTGCGGAGCACGCGGCACCCGGCGCCACGGCCGTCGTCGAGGCACACCGCGACGCCGCCCGCTGCCTGGACGTACTGGTCGCGCTGGACCGCGCCGGCGAAGGTGCCTGCCGCGACGATCTCGGCATCCACGGAATACTGCTGGGCCCGGCAGGCCGCGACGAACTGGACCGCTTCATCCGCCGTACGATCGGCCCGCTGGTGGAGCACGACGAGACGCGTGGCAGCGCCCTGGTACGCACCGCGCTCACCTACTTCGCCTGCGACGGCAACCTGAGCCGTACTGCCACCGCCCTGTACGTCCACGTCAACACGCTCTATCAGCGCATCGACCGGATCTCGGCGCTGCTCGGACCACAGTGGCGCCACGGCGACCACGCGCTGCAGGTCCATCTGGCCCTTACCATGCGACGAACAGCAGGTTAG
- a CDS encoding CU044_5270 family protein, with translation MNTTPQRPTHHRSEETERLGLTGLLPPPPVPGLVPGRELLLKEALLQKAALVEPPGSLITWAPHRRLARFAAPAVACALAVGGVMVVNFTDTPGRGTTAVKDGSATGAPEAKQLLDRIALAAAGAKQPMVRADQFVYIESEVSYAAQSASGGPVTMAPAHTRQVWSSADGSRPGLLREKGEPDSRLDDDAPVYHLDGPGATPRPSIPHKKRPSISDPTHKYVAALPTDADALLKLIRNETRGQGQDPDQRAFTAIGDLLAETWAPPQVSAALYKAAAKIPGVTVIHAAADATGREGVAVARTTHGQQTQWVFDRSTYAFLGERTVLTEAGDAGPAGTVVGTSAILTKAAVDRVGETPAPMTT, from the coding sequence ATGAACACCACCCCGCAACGCCCTACGCACCACCGGTCCGAGGAAACCGAGCGCCTTGGCCTCACCGGCCTGCTGCCCCCGCCGCCGGTCCCCGGCCTGGTCCCCGGCCGTGAACTGCTGCTGAAGGAAGCACTGCTGCAGAAGGCGGCCCTCGTCGAACCGCCCGGCAGCCTCATCACCTGGGCCCCGCACCGGCGTCTGGCCCGGTTCGCGGCGCCGGCTGTCGCCTGCGCCTTGGCGGTCGGCGGCGTCATGGTGGTGAACTTCACGGACACCCCCGGGCGCGGAACCACCGCAGTCAAGGATGGCAGCGCCACCGGCGCACCCGAGGCGAAACAGCTCCTCGACCGCATCGCACTCGCCGCCGCCGGCGCGAAGCAGCCGATGGTCCGCGCCGACCAGTTCGTCTACATCGAGAGCGAGGTCTCCTACGCCGCGCAGAGCGCCTCAGGAGGCCCCGTGACCATGGCTCCCGCGCATACGCGGCAGGTGTGGTCGTCCGCCGACGGCAGCCGCCCCGGCTTGCTGCGCGAGAAGGGCGAGCCCGACAGTCGGCTCGACGACGACGCACCCGTTTACCACCTTGACGGCCCGGGGGCTACACCCCGGCCGAGTATCCCGCACAAGAAGCGCCCGTCGATCAGCGACCCGACCCACAAGTACGTCGCGGCGCTGCCCACCGACGCCGACGCCCTGCTGAAGCTGATCCGGAACGAGACCCGCGGGCAGGGCCAGGACCCGGACCAGCGAGCATTCACCGCGATCGGCGACCTGCTGGCCGAGACCTGGGCACCACCGCAGGTCAGCGCCGCGCTCTACAAGGCCGCCGCGAAGATCCCCGGCGTCACGGTGATCCATGCGGCCGCCGACGCCACGGGACGCGAAGGCGTTGCCGTCGCCCGTACGACACACGGGCAGCAAACTCAATGGGTCTTCGACCGGAGCACGTACGCATTCCTTGGTGAACGCACGGTCCTCACCGAAGCCGGTGACGCCGGCCCGGCCGGGACCGTAGTCGGCACCTCCGCGATCCTCACCAAGGCCGCAGTCGACCGCGTCGGCGAGACGCCCGCGCCGATGACGACGTAG
- a CDS encoding RNA polymerase sigma factor: MRNRFRRGDRDALGELYDEHAQVLYRYALRVTGNWAEAEDVASATFLEAWRSREKLHPDGDSLRPWLLGIATNIMRRNARARRRREIALARVPERGSIPDFTDDLVTHLADAEQLHAAHTALARLRRRDREVFTLVVWAGLDYAAAAEALGVPVGTVRSRLSRARTRLRELTDAEARVTRAQPTRAGAERPPAAENREPSATPDKPVPGRFPAARSLTQENHG; this comes from the coding sequence ATGAGGAATCGCTTCCGCCGCGGAGACCGCGACGCCCTGGGAGAGCTGTACGACGAGCACGCCCAGGTGCTGTACCGCTATGCCCTGCGGGTGACGGGCAACTGGGCGGAGGCCGAGGACGTCGCGTCAGCGACCTTCCTGGAGGCATGGCGCAGCCGGGAGAAACTGCACCCCGACGGGGACAGCCTGCGCCCATGGCTGCTCGGAATCGCCACCAACATCATGCGACGCAACGCACGCGCACGCCGACGCCGCGAGATCGCGCTCGCCCGCGTCCCGGAACGCGGCTCGATTCCGGACTTCACCGACGATCTCGTCACGCACCTCGCGGATGCCGAGCAACTGCATGCCGCGCACACCGCTCTCGCCCGCCTGCGGCGGCGTGACCGGGAGGTCTTCACCCTCGTGGTGTGGGCCGGCCTGGATTACGCGGCCGCGGCCGAGGCACTCGGCGTGCCGGTCGGCACCGTCCGCTCACGCCTGTCCCGCGCCCGTACCCGACTGCGCGAACTCACCGACGCCGAAGCCCGCGTCACACGCGCGCAACCCACGCGGGCCGGAGCCGAACGGCCCCCCGCGGCGGAAAACAGGGAACCCTCCGCCACCCCCGACAAGCCAGTACCGGGCCGATTCCCTGCGGCCCGGTCGTTGACCCAGGAGAACCACGGATGA
- a CDS encoding serine protease produces MNSSSVSRVSRVSRVSRVSRVSRRSVLGTLALAVVLVGGATPAWDTTAFAAEPETYALTINHLDRAGRSTGDYETTVTGISGAGADESVKPHDASGTTTVRLPKGRYLLDSLLTTGNGADGMDWIVQPRLDLDHDTTVTVDARTTAPVDVTPPDRAAGFLDGGMFVEVTHGGTTRFINQVIAAPSLRVAHLGPAAEPGSVKQWYDAHWTTETTGYALGYTFTGTRALTGLTRHPSAKDLATVQIRGAARPGTAGAATIDLAPSAGPTIGVTQKLTPPSTATYLVTPERGTWDITYWAPAEPGTGANRYSANGIAVRAGATTTHTFDNAVFGPALTGRPGVVRDGDRLAVDVPLLADGDGHVPSSPPYGTASTTLHRNGVLVGTQSGAPGRAEFTVAPGRAAYRVTSTVKRGGAPGTATRVTASWTFTSDATADPAPVPVSAVRFSPALSPTGTAAADTALRVPVTVQGAAEDGRIRSLAVSVSVDNGASWTRVPVERGAVTIRNPHAGTGVSLRAELTDTGGNTLTQTIVEAYRTQ; encoded by the coding sequence ATGAACAGTTCTTCCGTATCCCGCGTATCCCGCGTATCCCGGGTATCCCGGGTATCCCGGGTATCCCGCCGGAGTGTCCTGGGGACTCTGGCTCTCGCCGTTGTCCTGGTCGGCGGTGCGACGCCCGCCTGGGACACCACCGCCTTCGCCGCAGAGCCGGAGACGTACGCCCTCACAATCAACCACCTCGACCGCGCCGGCCGCTCCACAGGGGACTACGAAACCACCGTCACCGGGATCTCCGGCGCGGGTGCCGACGAGTCCGTCAAGCCGCACGACGCCTCCGGCACGACCACCGTGCGCCTGCCCAAGGGCCGGTACCTGCTGGACAGCCTCCTGACCACCGGCAATGGCGCGGACGGGATGGACTGGATCGTCCAACCGCGCCTCGACCTCGACCACGACACAACCGTCACCGTCGACGCGCGGACCACCGCCCCCGTCGACGTGACTCCGCCCGACCGCGCCGCGGGCTTCCTGGACGGCGGGATGTTCGTCGAGGTCACACACGGCGGCACCACCCGCTTCATCAACCAGGTCATCGCCGCTCCGAGCCTGCGCGTCGCCCACCTGGGCCCCGCCGCCGAACCCGGCTCGGTGAAGCAGTGGTACGACGCGCACTGGACGACCGAGACCACCGGTTACGCGCTCGGCTACACCTTCACCGGCACCCGCGCCCTGACCGGGCTCACCCGGCACCCCTCCGCGAAGGACCTGGCCACCGTGCAGATCCGCGGCGCGGCCCGGCCAGGCACCGCGGGCGCCGCGACCATCGACCTGGCACCGAGTGCCGGACCGACCATCGGCGTCACTCAGAAACTGACGCCCCCCAGCACCGCCACCTACCTCGTGACACCCGAACGCGGCACCTGGGACATCACCTACTGGGCCCCCGCTGAGCCAGGCACGGGAGCGAACCGCTACAGCGCCAACGGCATCGCCGTGCGCGCTGGGGCCACGACCACGCACACCTTCGACAACGCCGTCTTCGGCCCCGCCCTCACCGGCCGCCCCGGCGTCGTACGCGACGGCGACCGGCTCGCCGTCGATGTCCCGCTGCTCGCCGACGGCGACGGCCACGTGCCGTCGTCACCGCCGTACGGCACGGCCTCGACCACTCTGCACCGCAACGGGGTGCTCGTCGGGACGCAGTCCGGTGCCCCGGGACGAGCCGAGTTCACCGTGGCGCCGGGGCGCGCGGCGTACCGAGTCACCAGCACGGTGAAGCGCGGCGGTGCACCCGGCACCGCTACCCGAGTGACCGCGTCGTGGACCTTCACCTCGGACGCGACAGCCGATCCGGCCCCGGTGCCGGTGAGCGCCGTGCGATTCTCGCCCGCGCTCAGCCCGACCGGCACAGCAGCGGCGGACACGGCACTCCGTGTCCCCGTCACCGTGCAGGGCGCCGCCGAGGACGGACGCATACGCTCGCTGGCAGTCTCGGTATCCGTGGACAACGGTGCCTCGTGGACCCGGGTCCCGGTCGAACGCGGCGCCGTGACGATCCGCAACCCACACGCGGGCACCGGCGTCTCCTTGCGCGCAGAGCTGACCGACACCGGCGGGAACACCCTCACCCAGACCATCGTCGAGGCCTACCGCACGCAGTGA
- a CDS encoding TetR/AcrR family transcriptional regulator: MQEEKSATLRPDAQRNRERILEVALAELTRAADAPLSAIAKKAGVGQGTFYRNFPNREALVLEVYRYEMQQVADTAAQLLQTRTPDQALREWMDRLAQYAMAKAGLADALRKATSTYGSLAQLGHGPVTQAVTLLLNANEEAGTIRRGLTPDDFVLAIAGLWQIDPHSDWQPRATRLLDLVMDGLRAGASRAGGPAADESEADGPRADGPGDGRT; encoded by the coding sequence GTGCAGGAAGAGAAGAGCGCGACTCTGCGCCCGGACGCGCAACGGAATCGCGAGCGCATTCTGGAAGTCGCGCTGGCCGAGCTGACGCGGGCTGCGGATGCTCCGCTGAGCGCGATCGCGAAGAAGGCGGGTGTTGGACAGGGGACGTTCTACCGCAACTTTCCCAACCGCGAGGCCCTCGTTCTGGAGGTCTACCGCTACGAGATGCAGCAGGTCGCCGACACCGCTGCCCAGCTTCTCCAGACCCGCACACCTGACCAGGCTCTGAGGGAATGGATGGACCGCCTGGCCCAGTACGCCATGGCCAAGGCGGGCCTGGCCGACGCGCTGCGCAAGGCCACCAGCACGTACGGCAGCCTGGCCCAGTTGGGTCACGGCCCGGTGACCCAGGCGGTCACGCTCCTGCTGAATGCGAATGAGGAGGCCGGCACCATCCGCCGGGGGCTGACCCCCGACGACTTCGTGCTCGCCATTGCCGGGCTCTGGCAGATAGACCCGCACAGCGACTGGCAGCCACGTGCGACGCGACTGCTGGACCTTGTGATGGACGGGCTGCGGGCAGGGGCGTCCAGAGCGGGTGGGCCTGCGGCAGATGAGAGTGAGGCGGACGGGCCCCGGGCGGATGGGCCGGGGGACGGACGGACCTGA
- a CDS encoding 2Fe-2S iron-sulfur cluster-binding protein: protein MAPSTSSAITLNINGEKHTLPVDHRTTLLDALREHLDLTGTKKGCDQGQCGACTVLLDGRRAVSCLQLAVAAEGRAITTIEGVADGERLHPVQQAFLDLDGYQCGYCTPGQICSAIAVIEEHAAGWPSAVTDDVRPEAGMPALTAEEIRERMSGNLCRCGAYVSIVQAVARAAEAAGTEVKEAAV, encoded by the coding sequence ATGGCCCCATCGACGTCCAGCGCCATCACCCTGAACATCAATGGCGAGAAGCACACACTGCCCGTCGACCATCGCACCACCCTGCTCGACGCCCTGCGCGAGCATCTCGATCTAACCGGCACCAAAAAGGGCTGTGACCAGGGCCAATGCGGCGCCTGTACGGTGCTGCTCGATGGGCGCCGGGCCGTTTCCTGTCTCCAGCTCGCAGTCGCGGCCGAGGGGCGTGCGATCACCACCATCGAAGGCGTGGCCGATGGCGAGCGGCTGCATCCGGTGCAGCAGGCCTTCCTCGACCTCGACGGCTATCAGTGCGGTTACTGCACACCGGGGCAGATCTGTTCGGCCATCGCGGTGATCGAGGAGCACGCGGCGGGCTGGCCGAGCGCCGTGACCGACGATGTCCGGCCCGAAGCGGGAATGCCTGCACTCACCGCCGAAGAGATCCGTGAACGGATGAGCGGCAACCTGTGCCGCTGCGGCGCCTACGTGTCGATCGTGCAGGCGGTCGCGCGGGCGGCAGAGGCGGCCGGGACCGAGGTCAAGGAGGCTGCGGTATGA